The nucleotide window ACATGTCATACCTGTAGAGATGTAGAATGAATGTATGTACCCAGTTATTTGCGACTCTCCAGCTCGAGCTACATGTATATTAATATCAACCCCTTGTGATGGTCAAGCCACCCCCTGAACCGACCATGAAAATGCAACTAATTTCCATGCTCCTATTTTTTAATGagaattgttgttgttttacttGATATTTGTGTTACACCAGGGGCATTTCTCTTTGTTCTTTATGGAACTCTACAAATGCAGCCTTTGTTTATTAAaaagaacattttaaattacAATTTGTGTCTTGTTATTTATCATTTAAAttagtaaaaaaatatttctcCTTGAACTATTCCCAcctttgtttaaaacttccctAATCTTAAGCAGATATTTTGCCAAGACAAAAACGGTAACATAGACTCTGAAGAAGCCAATGATTCCTGCAAATGcacataaacatgtttattAAGCAAAAAATATGACTCACAAAAAGACATCAATTTTGCATCAAGAGACTGGCATTCTTCTCAGAATAATTTATGTAAAAAACCTTTTTCAAAGCTGATTGCATTGAATTGGATTGACATATCGGGTAACCAACCATCTTGCTGTGTGCTAGTCAGTGATTGGTTTATGACTTTCCAGCGTGATTACGTAGTTTCTCTGTTACGACTAGACCCGTATGTTGTCAAAGTGTTGGCAGAACATTAGAGCAACAATATTTCGTCATTTGTATAGGTACGCAGCTGCCTCTTACGGTAAGAATGAACTTTATTAGTAGTATAGCGGTAGCCTATAGTAAAGCTTCAACAATTGAAAAGATTACTGATGGCTTCCGATCTAATTCTGACTTGGTGGTAGCTTTTGTTGGTATTAGACAATACATTGTTCAAGACCACATAACATTATATCATAAAATGGCAATCCCGTGATCTTTCATGCCCAATCTTGCCCTAGATGTCTCGAGAGCAGCTGGTAGTTGAGCGTGCAAGGCGAGCTTTCCAGACGGGGAAGTCCAAACCTCTTGAATACAGACTTCACCAGTTGaagtctctcctccacttcATCTCGGAGAGGCGTACAGACATAGCTCAAGCAGTCAACAAGGACCTCAACAAGGTGAGATACTGCACTGGTTATTATTACGGGATTGCGCTTGCTTTCAGGATGTTTAAATATTGTCAAAAGAAAGGTTAGCCCTGACTACTTGATTACATGGGCATATTTATGCTGTACCAGTAATAATGCAGTGTCCATGTGCTCTTAAGTTTTTTAACTAGGACAACTGCCAAAAGAACTGGAACTGAGGTCACTTGTTTTAAGGTGCTTGCTTAACAGCTGAGTGTCAACACACAATGCTGCATGCTGCATAATACTGGATGCATAAATATATATCCATTCTTCTTTATCGGACACAGAGTAAAAATGCCACAGAGCTCTTTGAGACCTTGGGCCTGGAGGGGGAGATCCACCTAGCCGTGGACAAACTGACTCAGTGGGCTGCCCCTCGCCCTGTGGAGAAGAACCTCCTCACCATCTCTGACGAAGTGTACATCCAGCCAGAGCCACTAGGAGTGGTGCTCATCATTGGGGCCTGGAACTACCCCTGGGCTGTCACCCTTCAGCCTCTGGTGGGAGCTATTGCTGCAGGTATTGTAGTAGCATGGTAATTGCTGTGTATATTGCAACAACCGAAAGAGCTGCTCATGTCATAACATATCACTCTACTTGGTTTAAAGGATAACAGTCTTAAAAATTAAAGTGATATCTGAAAGCAATGTAATGACAAGCAGAATCCTTTTTACAGGTAATGCGGCTGTTATTAAGCCGTCAGAAGTCAGCTCTCACTCAGCCAAGGTAATGGAGGAACTGCTCCCAATCTACCTGGATAAGGTAAGGCCCAAATACATCTTTTATTCTTTTTTCTCttagatatatttttttacttacaTTTTAAAGGCAGACTCAACAATTTGACATTCCTGTGAAACCAATGTTTTTGTCAGGGCAAAAATAAGTATATGGTGTCGCAAAACAAAAGTACAGTAAataacgtcttattttatttgaatgaaTGCTACTGCTGTGTAACGCTTttgttatataaaatatattttttctgtTTAGGAACTCTACCCTGTAGTAACAGGTGGAGTTTCAGAGACACAAGAGCTGCTGAAGCAACGTTTCGATCACATCTTCTACACGGGGAACAGCACTGTGGGTAAACTGGTGATGCAGGCCGCCGCACACCACCTCACACCCGTCactctggagctgggggggaAGAGCCCCTGTTTCATTGACAAGGACTGTGACCTCACAGTGGCGTGCCGGTGAGTAGCCTGATGTTTCCAATTCAAATTTCCAAGTTTGTCAAGTTTTCACCACACTAtaagaaaacagaaaaaaactaTTGTCAAGTCTTTCTCAATGAGGAAAATTGCAAATGTGTACTGTTCGCTGAAGGGATTGCACACTCAGTCAACTGTTGATGTGGTTCTGATTCTGATAGCATGGGCATTGCTGAGGATTCTTGTGTCAGTTTGTTATAAAACAGTTGAAAATTTGGTGGCCAATTGTATTCTGTGCTCAAAACGAAATAATGAATTGTTAATTCTTGGTCCCCAGACGTGTCACGTGGGGAAAGTTTGTGAACTGTGGTCAGACATGCATCGCTCCAGACTACATCCTGTGTGAACCCAGCATACAGAACAGAGTGGTGGAGGAAATCAGGAAAAACATTAAGGTCCGTGCTCAATAGTCTGGACGTTTGGACCATCCGATTTACAACCCTCTCTGATTACAATTGAGGTTGATTTAGCAGACATTTGTGCATGCCCTTCTGTACTTTTGGTAGGAATTTTATACGGAAGACCCCAAGAAGTTTGAGGATTACGGACGCATAATCAACCAGCGCCACTTTAAGAGGGTGATGAGTCTGATGGAGGGGAGCACGGTGGCTGTCGGAGGAGATAGTGACCAATCAGAATGCTACATTGGTTGGTGTTTAttggggtgttgtgtgtgtgtgtgtggtcagagcCTACTGaaatatgcacacgcacacacatctacatAATCACTCTCATACGCTCtcatacatatacacagacatactggcagtacatacacacactcagtcacaccGTCTGTCTCCAACCAGCCCCTACTGTGTTAAGGGATGTAACTGGGGAGTCCAAAGTAATGCAGGAGGAGATCTTTGGGCCGCTGTTGCCCATCATCACAGTGAGCGGAGTGGATGAGGCCATCCAGTTcatcaatgagagagagaagccatTGGCTCTCTATGTCTTCTCGCCAGACAACAAGGTGAAATCCATCAACCATTTTCTTGCAAAAGATAACCTGGTGAAAAATCCCCAAAATGTGTCAAGTGTTTGATTTGTAGATATTAGTATATCTGATTAGGCATCACACGTCAACGTTAAGGGTCTAGAAAATCCCCTAAGTCCGTCTCCATTTGTGTCTGAGTTTTATATATAAGTGTTTTATAATGCGTTTTTTATAATGTATATGCAGCATTGACCTAAACCTTTACCCACGTCTAATCTTTTGATCTATCCACTGTCCTATAGCTGATCAGAAGGGTGATAGCAGAGACATCCAGTGGGGCCCTTCTAGCCAACGACTGTCTGGTGCACTTCACCATCAGCGCACTGCCCTTCGGAGGAGTCGGTGAGCAGGCACTACTGTTTGATAAAAAGATGATATGCCACACGCTTTCTAAACCCTTATAtcactctgtatctctctgacCTCCTCCAGCTCATTTCACccatcagaaacacacacaagcatcatCAAATTGTCTTGGCATCATCTAATGGTTGACCAAGATTCTAATACCATAGCACCCTTACAACTCCATGACCCTATTCTgatcccctccccaccaccccccacgcAGGTAACAGCGGCATGGGACGATACCACGGCCAGCACGGCTTTGACCAGCTCAGTCACCTGCGCAGCTGCCTCATCAAGAAGCTCAACATGGAGGGCACCAACGACATGCGCTACCCACCACATACCGCCAAGAAGCTGAGCTGGGCACGCTTCTTCCTGCTCAAACCTGTCAACCTGGGAAGGCTTAGACGCATGGCACTGCTGGCCATGTTTGCCGTTCTGGCAGCATTCATAGTACAGGTATGACACCCTTGATGAGTTAAGTATGGATTTCAAAGATATTTGTAGCCATATCAATTTAATTTTTATGGTGAGGATATTTACTTTAGCTAAACACCGGATTAATATGTGTCCTTCTTAACAATTTATTACGGTGGACAAGTCATGCTAATCTCATCCTTAAATGTTTATCTTTCTG belongs to Hypomesus transpacificus isolate Combined female chromosome 15, fHypTra1, whole genome shotgun sequence and includes:
- the LOC124478236 gene encoding aldehyde dehydrogenase family 3 member A2-like, producing MSREQLVVERARRAFQTGKSKPLEYRLHQLKSLLHFISERRTDIAQAVNKDLNKSKNATELFETLGLEGEIHLAVDKLTQWAAPRPVEKNLLTISDEVYIQPEPLGVVLIIGAWNYPWAVTLQPLVGAIAAGNAAVIKPSEVSSHSAKVMEELLPIYLDKELYPVVTGGVSETQELLKQRFDHIFYTGNSTVGKLVMQAAAHHLTPVTLELGGKSPCFIDKDCDLTVACRRVTWGKFVNCGQTCIAPDYILCEPSIQNRVVEEIRKNIKEFYTEDPKKFEDYGRIINQRHFKRVMSLMEGSTVAVGGDSDQSECYIAPTVLRDVTGESKVMQEEIFGPLLPIITVSGVDEAIQFINEREKPLALYVFSPDNKLIRRVIAETSSGALLANDCLVHFTISALPFGGVGNSGMGRYHGQHGFDQLSHLRSCLIKKLNMEGTNDMRYPPHTAKKLSWARFFLLKPVNLGRLRRMALLAMFAVLAAFIVQRFLRSG